The proteins below are encoded in one region of Sulfitobacter sp. SK012:
- a CDS encoding cytochrome b/b6 domain-containing protein, with product MPLSNTGTRYGGVAKTFHWLTALLILTLIPVALIANRLPYETGEQLTTKAWLFSLHKTLGVTVFFVALLRILWAITQPKPALLNADHKIESWAAETAHWLLYGSLVLAPMSGWIHHAATSGFAPIWWPLGQGLPLVPKSGTLAAITAGLHSVFTKVMVITILAHIGGALKHHVIDKDATLRRMLPGHPALPSLDAPHHSTAPLISALVIWAAALGLGGALGVYHAHGAAPVALVLEDVASDWTVEDGSIAIKVTQFGTVVEGSFADWTATISFDETTQTGKAGTVEATISIPSLILGSVTSQALGADFFDATTFPTAVFAGDIMHASDGFEAVGTLTIRDKSIPLILPFALTITESNADMLGRVTLDRRDFSIGDNMADESSLAFAVNVVIALTATQAQ from the coding sequence ATGCCCCTTTCGAACACCGGTACCCGCTATGGCGGCGTTGCCAAAACCTTTCATTGGCTGACCGCCCTTTTGATTCTTACGCTGATCCCTGTGGCGTTGATCGCCAACCGGTTGCCGTACGAGACGGGCGAACAGCTCACGACCAAAGCGTGGTTGTTTTCGCTCCATAAAACGCTGGGGGTTACGGTATTTTTTGTGGCCCTGCTGCGCATCCTCTGGGCGATCACCCAACCCAAACCCGCACTGCTGAACGCCGATCACAAGATCGAAAGCTGGGCCGCGGAAACGGCGCATTGGTTGCTTTATGGTTCGCTGGTTTTGGCCCCCATGTCTGGCTGGATACACCACGCCGCGACTTCCGGCTTTGCCCCGATTTGGTGGCCCCTGGGACAAGGTCTGCCCTTGGTGCCAAAATCCGGAACTTTGGCCGCGATAACCGCAGGGCTGCATTCCGTCTTTACCAAAGTGATGGTCATCACAATCCTTGCCCATATCGGCGGTGCGCTAAAGCATCACGTCATCGACAAGGACGCGACATTGCGGCGGATGCTGCCGGGCCATCCGGCCCTGCCCTCTCTTGATGCTCCGCATCACAGCACGGCACCCCTGATCAGCGCCTTGGTCATCTGGGCAGCCGCTTTGGGGCTAGGTGGCGCGCTTGGGGTCTACCACGCTCACGGAGCCGCGCCGGTGGCTTTGGTGTTGGAGGATGTCGCGTCTGACTGGACCGTTGAGGACGGCAGCATTGCGATCAAAGTCACGCAGTTTGGAACAGTGGTTGAAGGTAGCTTTGCCGACTGGACCGCCACGATCAGCTTTGATGAAACCACCCAGACAGGCAAAGCTGGCACAGTAGAGGCGACAATATCAATCCCATCTCTGATCCTCGGCTCTGTCACATCGCAAGCGTTAGGCGCCGATTTCTTTGACGCTACGACCTTTCCCACGGCCGTATTTGCCGGCGATATTATGCACGCATCTGACGGGTTTGAGGCCGTTGGCACTCTGACGATCAGGGATAAATCCATTCCGCTGATCCTGCCCTTTGCACTGACGATTACTGAGAGCAACGCAGATATGTTGGGCCGTGTGACGCTTGATCGGCGCGATTTTAGCATCGGCGATAATATGGCGGATGAAAGCTCGCTCGCTTTTGCGGTGAATGTTGTGATCGCACTGACTGCAACGCAGGCGCAGTAG
- a CDS encoding YceI family protein: MSASASMAMAAESYTLDPSHSQVVFSYNHLGYSNTYGMFSGFEGEISFDQEDPSKSSVNVSMPVKSMFTGWENREGHFMSGDFFGAEDGDMITFTSTGIEVTGENTAKITGDLTMNDVTKSVVLDATLNQVGDHPQAGKPWAGFDATATLLRSDYNLGAFAPYVSDEVEVKISIEAMKAG, encoded by the coding sequence ATGTCCGCTTCTGCAAGCATGGCAATGGCCGCTGAATCCTACACCCTTGACCCAAGCCACAGCCAAGTGGTTTTCTCGTATAACCACCTTGGTTATTCGAACACCTACGGCATGTTCTCTGGCTTTGAAGGCGAGATTTCCTTTGATCAAGAAGACCCTTCGAAATCTTCCGTGAACGTGTCGATGCCTGTGAAGTCGATGTTCACAGGTTGGGAAAATCGCGAAGGTCACTTTATGTCCGGCGATTTCTTTGGTGCGGAAGACGGTGACATGATCACGTTTACCTCAACCGGGATCGAAGTGACGGGTGAAAATACTGCTAAAATTACCGGCGATCTGACGATGAACGACGTGACGAAATCGGTCGTTCTGGATGCGACACTGAACCAGGTTGGAGATCATCCGCAGGCAGGCAAGCCGTGGGCTGGGTTCGATGCGACGGCGACGTTGCTGCGCTCGGATTACAACCTTGGTGCCTTTGCGCCTTACGTCAGCGACGAAGTTGAGGTGAAAATCTCAATCGAGGCGATGAAAGCCGGATAA
- the rpsF gene encoding 30S ribosomal protein S6, with translation MPLYEHVMIARQDLSNTQAEGLIEHFGTVLSDNGGSLVDHEYWGVKTMAYKINKNRKGHYAFLRSDAPATAVQEMERLMRLHDDVMRVLTIKVDAHKELPSVQMQKRDERPERRERR, from the coding sequence ATGCCGCTATATGAGCATGTCATGATTGCGCGTCAGGATTTGTCCAACACGCAAGCCGAAGGCCTTATCGAACATTTTGGCACTGTCCTGTCCGACAACGGCGGGTCACTCGTGGATCACGAGTACTGGGGCGTCAAAACGATGGCCTACAAAATCAACAAAAACCGCAAGGGCCACTATGCCTTTCTGCGCTCGGACGCCCCTGCGACGGCCGTGCAAGAAATGGAACGCCTGATGCGCTTGCATGACGACGTTATGCGTGTGCTGACCATCAAGGTCGATGCACACAAAGAACTGCCGTCGGTTCAAATGCAAAAACGTGACGAGCGCCCTGAGCGCCGTGAACGTCGTTGA
- the rpsR gene encoding 30S ribosomal protein S18 encodes MAAKPFFRRRKVCPFSGENAPAIDYKDTRLLQRYISERGKIVPSRITAVSAKKQRELARAIKRARFLALLPYAVK; translated from the coding sequence ATGGCTGCAAAACCATTTTTCCGCCGTCGCAAGGTCTGCCCCTTCTCGGGTGAGAACGCACCGGCGATCGACTATAAGGACACGCGTCTGCTGCAACGCTACATCTCTGAGCGTGGCAAGATCGTGCCATCCCGTATCACAGCGGTTTCCGCGAAAAAGCAACGCGAGTTGGCACGTGCCATCAAACGCGCACGCTTCCTCGCGTTGCTGCCCTACGCCGTCAAGTAA
- the rplI gene encoding 50S ribosomal protein L9, whose product MHVILLQRVAKLGQMGEVVDVKPGFARNYLLPQGKALSASKANIEAFAGRKSQLEAQNLETKKEAEQMAAKLDGQQFIVIRSASDAGALYGSVTTRDASEAATAEGFTVDRKQVVLLSPIKYLGVHDVSVVLHPEVEATICLNVARSTEEAELQASGKSIQELAAEEEAAAEFEIAELFDDIGAAASEDDDLASSVSSDAGDAAASDDQDDTAGR is encoded by the coding sequence ATGCACGTTATCCTACTTCAACGCGTTGCCAAGCTTGGCCAGATGGGCGAAGTCGTGGACGTAAAGCCTGGCTTTGCGCGCAACTATCTGCTGCCACAAGGCAAAGCGCTGTCGGCCTCAAAAGCCAACATCGAAGCCTTCGCAGGTCGCAAATCGCAACTTGAGGCCCAAAACCTCGAGACCAAAAAAGAAGCCGAACAGATGGCCGCGAAACTTGATGGACAGCAGTTCATCGTGATTCGTTCCGCTTCTGATGCGGGCGCGCTTTATGGTTCCGTCACAACCCGTGACGCATCCGAAGCCGCAACCGCCGAAGGCTTTACCGTAGACCGCAAGCAAGTCGTTTTGCTGTCGCCGATCAAATATCTCGGCGTGCACGACGTTTCTGTGGTGCTGCACCCCGAAGTCGAAGCAACCATTTGTTTGAATGTTGCACGTTCTACCGAAGAGGCAGAACTGCAGGCATCTGGCAAGTCGATCCAAGAACTCGCAGCCGAAGAAGAAGCGGCCGCGGAATTCGAGATTGCAGAACTGTTCGACGATATCGGTGCTGCGGCATCTGAGGACGACGATCTGGCCTCATCTGTATCCTCTGACGCAGGTGACGCAGCCGCGTCTGACGATCAGGACGACACCGCAGGCCGCTAA
- a CDS encoding transglycosylase SLT domain-containing protein, whose amino-acid sequence MPLFNRRSIILLAGAALTGCNASPKPDVKPLEPPLYPNETPELRMQINFWADHYELPRSLVHRLAIRESTHNPKARNGPYYGLLQILPATARSMGFMGKPNDLLDADTNLEFALKYLYGAWLLSDGDQSTAIKWYSRGYYFEAKRRGMLVETGLRSG is encoded by the coding sequence ATGCCCCTGTTTAACCGCCGTTCAATTATCTTGCTTGCCGGTGCCGCACTGACAGGCTGCAATGCATCCCCCAAGCCAGATGTAAAACCGCTCGAGCCGCCGCTTTACCCCAACGAGACGCCAGAGCTGCGTATGCAGATTAACTTCTGGGCAGATCACTATGAACTGCCGCGCTCGTTGGTGCATCGGCTTGCGATCCGCGAAAGCACCCATAACCCAAAGGCACGCAATGGCCCCTACTATGGGCTGTTGCAAATCCTGCCCGCTACGGCACGCAGCATGGGATTTATGGGCAAGCCAAACGATCTGTTGGATGCCGACACCAACCTGGAATTCGCTCTAAAATATCTTTACGGCGCGTGGCTATTGTCTGATGGCGATCAGAGCACGGCGATTAAATGGTATTCGCGTGGATACTATTTCGAAGCCAAACGCCGCGGCATGCTGGTTGAGACAGGGCTACGGAGCGGCTAA
- a CDS encoding bifunctional 2',3'-cyclic-nucleotide 2'-phosphodiesterase/3'-nucleotidase, translated as MTIRLNRRHFLAGSAGLLALHPFSVHAAANQAHLRLMETTDLHVHVFPYDYYGDKDVDTVGLARTASIVKEIRAEATNALMLDNGDFLQGNPMGDYIAYERGMKEGDMHPVIQAMNEVGYDASTLGNHEFNYGLDFLMKSLAGAKFPVVNANVVKEMGSDPTKDVTLVKPYVIIERQITDGAGETHPIKIGLIGFVPPQIMGWDRRHLEGNVQTRDILEAARAYVPQMKEAGADIIIALSHSGIGSADESDMMENASVPLAAIDGIDAILTGHSHLVFPSATYSDYAAADPNAGTIHGKPATMGGFWGSHLGLIDLMLERDGGSWRIASHSAEARPISKRNEDRSVTALVESDAGILAAVQQEHDETLKYVRRAVGKTDANLHSYFALVADDPSVQIVSNAQVWYIDQMMKGTEYEGLPILSAAAPFKAGGRGGPEYYTDVPKGDVAIKNVSDLYLYPNTVRAVKVTGAQVKDWLERSAGIFNQVTPGQADQPLLNDSFPSYNFDVIDGVTYQIDLSQPSKFDSKGVLLEADANRIVNLNFNGQPVDPDAEFIIATNNYRASGGGGFPGAKGDTIVFEGPDTNRDVIVRYIVEQGTISPRADANWGFASLDDTTVLFSTGPKAADYLDEVKGVNLSPAGDAEGGFAQFRIAL; from the coding sequence ATGACCATTCGATTGAACCGCCGCCATTTCCTTGCTGGCTCAGCCGGCCTTCTGGCCTTGCACCCGTTTTCTGTCCATGCGGCAGCCAATCAGGCCCATTTGCGCCTGATGGAAACGACCGACTTGCATGTGCATGTGTTCCCCTATGACTACTACGGCGACAAAGATGTCGATACCGTCGGCCTTGCCCGCACCGCCTCCATTGTCAAAGAAATCCGCGCCGAGGCGACCAATGCCCTGATGCTGGACAACGGTGACTTTCTGCAGGGCAATCCGATGGGCGACTACATCGCCTATGAGCGCGGCATGAAAGAAGGCGACATGCATCCCGTGATCCAGGCGATGAACGAAGTCGGCTATGACGCGTCCACGCTCGGCAACCACGAATTCAACTACGGCCTTGATTTCTTGATGAAATCTCTTGCCGGTGCAAAGTTCCCGGTGGTGAATGCCAACGTCGTCAAAGAGATGGGCAGTGATCCGACCAAGGACGTCACACTCGTTAAACCTTACGTCATCATCGAGCGCCAAATCACCGATGGCGCAGGCGAAACGCACCCTATCAAAATTGGTCTCATCGGATTTGTCCCCCCGCAAATCATGGGTTGGGATCGCCGCCATCTTGAAGGCAACGTCCAAACCCGCGACATCCTTGAGGCCGCGCGCGCCTATGTGCCACAGATGAAAGAAGCTGGTGCGGACATCATCATCGCCCTCTCGCACTCTGGTATCGGGTCTGCGGATGAAAGCGACATGATGGAAAATGCCTCCGTCCCCCTGGCCGCGATTGACGGGATCGACGCGATCCTGACGGGCCACAGCCATCTTGTGTTCCCCTCCGCCACCTACAGCGATTATGCCGCCGCGGACCCTAATGCGGGCACCATCCACGGTAAACCTGCGACGATGGGCGGGTTCTGGGGCAGCCACCTGGGGCTGATTGATCTGATGCTGGAACGCGATGGTGGATCATGGCGCATTGCGAGCCATAGCGCCGAGGCGCGCCCGATCTCAAAGCGCAATGAAGACCGCAGTGTCACGGCACTGGTCGAAAGCGACGCCGGCATTCTGGCAGCCGTCCAGCAAGAGCACGACGAAACGCTGAAATATGTCCGCCGCGCGGTCGGCAAAACGGACGCAAACTTGCACAGCTACTTCGCACTGGTCGCGGATGATCCGTCGGTCCAGATCGTGTCGAACGCGCAGGTCTGGTATATTGATCAGATGATGAAGGGCACTGAGTATGAGGGCCTGCCGATCCTCTCTGCGGCGGCCCCGTTCAAGGCCGGCGGTCGTGGTGGTCCTGAGTATTACACCGACGTGCCTAAGGGCGATGTGGCGATCAAGAACGTGAGTGACCTCTATCTTTACCCCAACACGGTTCGCGCGGTGAAAGTGACGGGCGCGCAAGTCAAAGATTGGCTGGAGCGTTCTGCCGGCATCTTTAATCAGGTAACGCCTGGCCAAGCCGATCAACCTCTGCTGAATGACAGCTTTCCAAGCTATAATTTCGACGTGATTGACGGCGTGACCTATCAAATCGACCTCAGCCAACCGTCGAAATTTGACAGCAAGGGCGTGCTGCTTGAGGCTGATGCGAACCGCATTGTGAACCTGAACTTCAACGGACAACCGGTTGATCCGGATGCGGAGTTCATCATTGCCACGAACAATTACCGCGCATCTGGTGGCGGTGGTTTCCCCGGAGCCAAGGGCGATACCATCGTGTTTGAAGGCCCGGATACCAACCGCGATGTGATCGTGCGCTATATCGTTGAGCAAGGCACAATCAGCCCGCGCGCAGATGCCAACTGGGGCTTTGCATCGCTGGATGACACAACCGTTTTATTCTCAACTGGCCCAAAAGCGGCGGATTATCTCGACGAAGTTAAAGGGGTTAATCTGTCTCCAGCGGGTGACGCTGAAGGCGGCTTTGCACAGTTCCGCATCGCCCTCTAA
- the tig gene encoding trigger factor produces the protein MQVNETLNEGLKRGYAITVTAAELAAKVDEKLIEAQPEVEMKGFRKGKVPMALLKKQFGQKVTGEAMQESIDGAMSEHFEKTGDRPAMQPDVKMTNEDWKEGDDVEVTMSYEALPEIPELDFSKVKLERLVVKADDADVDESLANLAESAQDFKDRKKGSKAKDGDQVVMNFVGKVDGEAFEGGSAEDYPLVLGSNSFIPGFEEQLVGVKDGEEKAVTVNFPDDYQAANLAGKEATFDCTIKGVKEPFAAEINDEMATKFGAEDLAALKVQISERLEAEYVGAARAVMKRGLLDELDKLTDFELPPSLVEAEAGQIAHQLWHEDNPEVEGHDHPEVETTEEHTKLAERRVRLGLLLAELGQKAKVEVTDAEMTQAIMGQARQYPGQERQFFEFVQQNQQMQQQMRAPIFEDKVVGHIFDQSDVTDKVVTKADLQKAVEALEEE, from the coding sequence ATGCAGGTCAACGAGACGCTGAACGAAGGTCTGAAACGCGGTTACGCCATCACTGTGACGGCGGCTGAACTTGCTGCCAAGGTCGATGAGAAATTGATCGAAGCGCAACCCGAAGTCGAAATGAAGGGCTTTCGCAAAGGCAAAGTCCCTATGGCACTGCTCAAAAAGCAGTTTGGCCAAAAAGTGACAGGCGAAGCGATGCAGGAAAGCATCGATGGCGCGATGTCCGAACATTTTGAGAAAACCGGCGACCGCCCTGCCATGCAGCCCGACGTCAAGATGACGAACGAGGACTGGAAAGAAGGCGACGACGTCGAGGTCACAATGTCCTATGAGGCACTGCCCGAGATCCCCGAGTTGGATTTCAGCAAGGTCAAGCTGGAGCGTTTGGTTGTAAAAGCTGACGACGCTGATGTTGATGAATCACTGGCGAACCTTGCCGAATCTGCGCAAGACTTCAAAGATCGCAAAAAAGGCTCCAAAGCCAAAGACGGCGACCAGGTTGTGATGAATTTCGTCGGAAAAGTTGACGGCGAAGCATTTGAAGGTGGCTCTGCCGAAGATTATCCGCTGGTGCTGGGCTCCAACTCTTTCATTCCGGGCTTTGAAGAGCAGCTTGTTGGCGTGAAAGATGGCGAAGAAAAAGCAGTAACTGTTAACTTCCCCGATGATTACCAAGCCGCCAATCTGGCCGGTAAGGAAGCGACATTTGATTGCACGATCAAAGGTGTCAAAGAGCCTTTTGCGGCAGAAATCAACGACGAGATGGCCACCAAATTCGGTGCAGAAGACCTCGCCGCGTTGAAAGTTCAGATTTCTGAGCGTCTGGAAGCCGAATATGTTGGTGCTGCCCGCGCGGTGATGAAGCGTGGCCTGCTTGATGAGCTGGACAAGCTGACTGATTTTGAATTGCCCCCGTCGCTGGTGGAGGCCGAAGCAGGCCAGATCGCGCATCAGTTGTGGCACGAGGATAACCCTGAAGTTGAGGGTCACGACCATCCTGAAGTCGAAACAACAGAAGAGCACACGAAGCTTGCCGAGCGCCGCGTGCGTTTGGGCCTGTTGTTGGCTGAGCTGGGTCAAAAGGCGAAAGTCGAAGTGACCGATGCTGAGATGACTCAAGCGATCATGGGCCAGGCGCGTCAGTACCCAGGTCAAGAACGTCAGTTCTTTGAATTCGTTCAGCAAAACCAGCAGATGCAGCAGCAGATGCGTGCGCCGATCTTTGAAGACAAAGTCGTTGGCCATATCTTTGATCAGTCCGATGTGACCGACAAAGTAGTGACAAAAGCCGATTTGCAAAAGGCTGTTGAAGCGCTCGAAGAAGAGTAA
- a CDS encoding acetyl-CoA hydrolase/transferase C-terminal domain-containing protein produces MMYAVAEYGITNLKGKCIAERAQALIGLAHPDFREGLEREACENRLTPRGFF; encoded by the coding sequence TGCCGTAGCCGAATACGGGATCACCAATCTCAAGGGCAAATGCATCGCCGAACGCGCCCAGGCTCTGATCGGGCTGGCACATCCGGATTTCCGTGAAGGTTTGGAGCGTGAGGCCTGTGAAAATAGGTTGACCCCACGTGGCTTCTTCTGA